The following is a genomic window from Anomalospiza imberbis isolate Cuckoo-Finch-1a 21T00152 chromosome W, ASM3175350v1, whole genome shotgun sequence.
GGGGGTCTTCctgtttccttttgtcctttttcacATATTAATGCATGTTCTTTTCTTGTGGTGCTTCTAAAAAGAGGTTTTCTGATTGCTGAAATCCTGTTAGATGGTAATCCCCTCGAATATCTTGTTCTGGTGATGAATATCTTATGTTCAAGGCATATCTTTGAGACAGAATAATCTTTCAGAATAACCACCTTTTAAGACAGGAATTCATTCTGTGTATATTGCTTTTTCCCGTCACTTGGTTCCATTTAAAAGgatactgtattttttagtCTTGAGCAGGAATTTATTCTAAATCATATATTACAGTATGTTTGAGTTTTCATGAGCATCAGCAGACAAATATCCTGTTTTGTGGCTGCCCTTAAAGAGGAAGGCTGTTATCTGAAGTTTTCACTAAAATGTCTAAGGGCTATAGGCAGTACTTTCACTAAATCTAAATTTTTGGAGGACAAGTGTGTCCTCAATTTGTAGTAGATTACTTGATTATCATAGTCTTAGTTCCCAGTGGCAATAAAACTAGGATTTGGTTGCTATATCAGTTTTTCTACTAGCCTTGTTTTGCAGAGGTCAACTGCCAGTGAAGGTGAAGTATTTTTATTCCTAACTGTTGCAGTTGATGGCAGAGATGAGGGTTAGAATTATCTACCTTTGAAAGATGCAGAAGTCTGCCtatattttaaagacaaaagaTTTAACTGGCTCTTTGGAAATGCATATAGTGTGCAAATGAATGTATTCAACAGtctaaaatagttttatttttcttggaagaGCAAAATTTGGTTTAAGCATATTTCAGTAACGCTTTTGGATCATCTGTTTTGAGGGCCTATTGTATGTATATTGTTGCCAGTTAATATTCAGTATTGGACTTTGTATGCAATTTAAGCAAAGGTAAAGGTCTTGTTATAGAAACGTCTCCTAAAGatataaaatacagttttaaaatgACTGTTGCCCATCCTTCAGTGATCTTTGTTCTGTTTAACAAATGTATTGTGAAAGTACAAACTGATAACAATGTTATTAGCATCAGAATGATGCAAGATCACCATTACTGAAAAAGTGGAGCAGTTCTTCTGGAGTCTGCAGAGATAAACTCTGCTAATTACCAAAACTATTTAGTAGACCCAAACTTGGTCTTGCTTGTTTTACCCATCTAgctgtggtttgggtttttttctaccCTGTAAGTGCTCAGAGGTTAATAAATTTTTTGTTGGCCAATTAATTAAGTTTGGTTTCTGAGAAGTATATTGCTTCTCAGTATTACTGTGTGTATTTGGTTTGTGTGGCAgggttttggtagcagggggcCATggagtggcttctgtgagaagctgccagaagcttctgCTATGTCAGATAGAGTCAATGCCAGCTGGCTTTAAGGtggacctgctgctggccaatCAGCAATGGTGACAgcacctctgtgataacatatttaagaaggggGGGGAAACTGCTGCacaacagcagctggaagagaggagtgagaacGTGTGAGAGAAACAACTCTGCAGGCTCCAAGATCAgtggaggaggtgctccaggtgatggagaggaggctgtgaccctgaGGGAAgaccatgctggagcaggtttgctggtaGGACTTGTGACCCCATGAAGGACCCACGCTGAAGcagtctgttcctgaaggaATGCAcctcatggaaagaaaaagtggaagggacccacactgaagcagtttgtgaagaactgcagcaTGTGGAAAGGACCCACATCAGAGACATTCATGGAAGACTGTTCCCTGTGGgagtgtcttggtttgaaaagacaggagtctgtgaaggaaggcaagagtctcctgtgaaatggaaaaggtaaatgCCCTCCCTCCGAATTAccacaatttcaaaataaaaacgctctcaggcaaagatatgggaatgggaataacagttctttactagaaaaaaaaaagtaattagtacaaacaaaactactgatagagtcagaaacctgacaccctgaggagtcagggtgttggtgatagtccagttaagtggtggctgctcctcctggagcggcagatgaaaagctgctgaagcagtggtcctgtagaagggtgtagttttctctgaaggtctggtgatagagtagatgggcctggtcttcctctgggaatccagcagAGAAGAAGTTGTTCCTTTGGGAATCCAGCGAAGAGGTATCACggcctggggccccgggggttCGTCTGGCCCCCTGGGCAGCTGCCGCagtaggtgtcccggatagcgctgtgctgatgaggcacaacctctctgggtccCTCGGGCTAGTTCCCAGCCGCAAGCAACCTAAGCGAGCACTATtgagtgattccagctctgcgagttcagctcttagtgattccagctctgtgctcgcaaaggtgcctcagcagacgcagggattgagagaggagaagcttgTGTAGAGTTCCGCAGCAGTGTCTTTATTATCAGGGTCCTGCGaagggttccagtgacagctcttccactgaactgggcagagatgggggtttaagtaggctactggggtgttggaaattgtccaatggcGAGGGTTGTGGAGAATATGccctatagccttacagagagataacaagggtccgaagacggaagaggggctactttggtccactcatcatgactctgcatttcttgtcttaggtgggtaaccgccagggaggccttgcagggcctctgactgctacaAAGAGGCTGTTCTGATCTccaaaaaaatgctgattttatgctTGGCTCTTCCttctgggtggagcatctcacaatgggatgatgtaaccccatcagtcatgcagtgagtcattcaatggcccattaacagaagatatctccccagagggagacattgttcttggaagagataagaaaactgcccaacTTAACAGAAGATACCTGCCCCACCTCCAatagatggcaaatagaatatatgCTTATCTTGCAAgccaggacagggagggaccCCACATTAGAGCAGGGGAAGAATATGAGGAGAAAGGAACAGGAGAGACATGTAATGAACTGACTGCTACCTCCATTCCTTGTGATGCTGGGGGGTGGAGGGGTGGGGGAATAGAAAAATTGTGAATAAAGTTTAGcccaggaagaagggaggggtggagggaaggtgttttaagattttattttgttttctcattaTCCCACTCAGATTtaattggtaataaattaatttttccctaGTTGAATCTGTTTTGTTTGTGATTGCAATTAGTGAATTATCTCCCCTCTCCTTATATCAACTCATGAGCCtttcattgtctttttttccACCTGTTCAGTTTAGGAGAGGGAGTGATAGGGCAGCTCTGTGCACACCTGACatccagccaaggtcaacccacTAAACTATGATAATGTTTTTTAGCTCTCTTAGATGTTCCTGACAATGTTACTTATCAATACAATTGAAGTATTGAATTATATATTAACATCCATATAGCCATCTTTAAAAATGCTGATATCACTTTTTGTGGGCAAGGTAAGCAGACCTACTTTAATTCTATAACCCTGTAATCGATTTTGGTGAAATGCCAGTTCTTAATGCAGTTCTTGGTTTTATTTACAGAATTGAAATGGCTCAGGAGACAAACCAGACCCCAGGGCCCATGCTGTGTAGTACAGGATGTGAATTTTATGGAAATCCTAGAACAAATGGCATGTGTTCTGTTTGCTACAAAGAACATCTTCAGCGACAGCAGAATAGTGGTAGAATCAACCCAATGGGTAAAGGTTTGAGATGTGGTTTTTTTGTGCGTGCCTTGAAATTATAATGTATAGGTGTTGAGATGTATTCAGGGGATCTTCTGATAGCTGCATATTAAAATTATGAATATCAAAGGGGATAATACTTTAAATCacaataaaaatgcttttttatgtAATGTATTCTGGCCCACTTGGTGTTGAACCCTAAGTTGGATTTTACTTACTCTCTGCTACAGTTGTGTTCTTAAACAATCCTTGTGTTTTGGTCATTAACAATATAGTCTATATTAAGAAGATGCAGTAGAATAAGGGTTTGAAATGGTTCATAACTGTATTAAAATCTGCTTGATTAACTTGTATTCTATGCTTTACTTATAATTAACTTCTCAAATTTCTGTTATATAGGGACAGCTAGTGGTTCAAACAGTCCTACCTCAGCCTCTCCATCTGTACAGAGAGCAGATGCTAGCTTAAGCAACTGTGAAGGTACTGCTAGTAGCACAACTGGAAAATCAAGGTAAGattatagaatcatttaggttgaaaagacccttaagatcatcaagtccaaccattaacctaaCACTGCCCAGTCCATGactaaaccatgtccttaagtgccacatccacatggcttttaaatgcctccagggatgaggactcaaccacttccctgggcagcctcttctCAATGCTTGAataccctttcagtgaagaatttttttctaatatccaatctaaacctcccttggcacaacttgaggtcatttcttcttgtcctatCCCTTGTTACATGAGAGAACAGATCAACTCCCACCttgctacagcctcctttcaggcagttgtagagagcaataaggtctcccctgagcctccttttctccagaccaaacacccccagccccctcagccactcctcataagACTTGCTTTCTAGACCCTTTACCAGATGAAGGTATTATTTTGAGGTTTGAATGAACTGTGAGTATACAGCAAGTTAAAGTAACGTTGCCCTATTACAGAGAGtttctgcagaggaaaaagTGACAGTGCACTTTACAGTGCTTTATGAATCTTTATAAATTAGGACTAATTAGTGTTTGGTATTGGACTTCTACATTAACAAGGACATTTTTGGTTTATCTGGGGAAATATTTGCTACAGTTTGCCTAGTTTCTTCCAGGGAAGAGAGATAGAAATACAGGTCAAGAATGTGTATCAGTAATAACTGATCGGGTAGTCTGATGGATTTTGACAGTTTAAGCTCTTATGTACTCTAAACTAATGTAATCACCCATTTCACTGTATTTAAACAGAAATGTGTCTGTTGACGCTTTGCCTGTAATGCAGCAAATGACAGAAATGAGCATTTCAAGAGAGGAGAAACTATCACCAAAAACAGACATCGAGCCAGGTATGTTTGCAGAGTAACACTGGATACAACTGGCTTAACAGAAGATGACAATTTATTTACTTTCTCTTAAGTAGGGATCTCTGTGGTAATTTTCTTGAGGAACTGTTAATTATGAATGCTTCTTGAGTATTAATACTCTCAGAATCAAGAAGACTTACTAGTGCCAGAACATAGTTTTCAGACGTGTTCAATTTTAGTACATAACTTTTGACACTTGAGGAGCATTTTGGCTATCAAaccttcctttttaaaaataagacatTTAAATTGTATCTGGGTGCAAGATGTTCAATTTTGAAGTCAGTgttgatttcttttaaaagccTAGCAGTACAGTTTCTGCTGACTTGTGGCAATCAAAATGGTTTGTTGCATTTGAAGAACAGGGTTCTAAATTCTATTCTACAGAAGGCTGAGAATGGGGCAGAAGGGAATACTTGATTTAAAATACTAACAAAGGCTGCTAAAGGGTCTTGGACTAAGTGAGTAATCAGTAGATATAACTGAAATGCTGTTGTGTGGATATAGAGTACTTACTGCGTTAATTGCTTAGTAAGAATGTTCAActaaaaaagcaagcaaattCATGTATATTACATGGCAGTTTATTCAAATGGATATCTTAATGTACCTGTTTGATATCTATAGGTATTGATACTTGTTAATTTTAATAGTTCTGAAAGTATTAAAACATTGAAAGCTgatttttaataggaaaatgtGTTTGCTACAACTGAAGATAAAATTACTCCTTTTGTGTTGAAAACTCCAGAATTTACCACTCAGCACTGTATACATGCATCTTTGTCTTTGTTTAGGACTGCTGTTACGGCTACTAGTTAATTGCTCAGGTTTTGTACACAGGTTTTTACTATTTTAGTTGTCATGTTGAATTGCAGTGAAAAATCAAgaccccacaattccaatagaGATTTGTAGGGAACGGTATGTTTTTATTCACAGCGCTGGGCGCACGCAGGGATTTCCCTTCAAAGGGCATGCGTGCCCCTGAGAACTCCcgatccttttttattacttttacgaatttacatattcatagaatttcacaTTAGGTTCATGtatattcattctgctgatttcaCGTTgcacttacagctagttacacttgtactcagtttttgttagaaagtacagaaagaactcctgggtcactctgtgCTGTCGGTTTCAAGGTCCgaggagtctttcttatctcttatctctttagcttggaaatttgcattctttctccttagctggggcagttttgctacTGCTGCAGTTactaga
Proteins encoded in this region:
- the LOC137464246 gene encoding AN1-type zinc finger protein 5-like isoform X1, which translates into the protein MPVLNAVLGFIYRIEMAQETNQTPGPMLCSTGCEFYGNPRTNGMCSVCYKEHLQRQQNSGRINPMGTASGSNSPTSASPSVQRADASLSNCEGTASSTTGKSRNVSVDALPVMQQMTEMSISREEKLSPKTDIEPVVTQPSPSVSQPSTSQSEEKASELPKPKKNRCLTCRKKVGLTGFDCRCGNLFCGLHRYSDKHNCPYDYKAEAAAKIRKDNPVVVAEKIQRI
- the LOC137464246 gene encoding AN1-type zinc finger protein 5-like isoform X2, which translates into the protein MAQETNQTPGPMLCSTGCEFYGNPRTNGMCSVCYKEHLQRQQNSGRINPMGKGTASGSNSPTSASPSVQRADASLSNCEGTASSTTGKSRNVSVDALPVMQQMTEMSISREEKLSPKTDIEPVVTQPSPSVSQPSTSQSEEKASELPKPKKNRCLTCRKKVGLTGFDCRCGNLFCGLHRYSDKHNCPYDYKAEAAAKIRKDNPVVVAEKIQRI